One Eublepharis macularius isolate TG4126 chromosome 6, MPM_Emac_v1.0, whole genome shotgun sequence DNA segment encodes these proteins:
- the PTX3 gene encoding pentraxin-related protein PTX3 — MFSFLFIFFSLWSFSSTQNDDEYEDLFFLNVDNEIEIPATEETVSCDCQREHTEWDKLFIMLENSQMKENMLLHSLDEILKVELQRLRGEMFQFVENFSNLCLTSTEQATSRISNQLDQMLAKNNEEAKDPSGMPRESEQGKTLQEILQLSQNVSNRLSHLERAWQRKAEVDIQQRGLPQKDYMRRGDNFILNSLWQELQETKAELKDSHSKKIQHLLPIGCETALLFPMRSKKIFVSVHPIAEMMLSSFTACTWVKVTEMLDKTIIFSYGTKRNPYEIQLYFSYDSAVLAVGSDLKKIVAQNVIFSGQWTHFCGIWNSVNGNASLWVNGELVKVSSDIAEEHIIPDGGILQIGQEKNGCCVGGGFNESLAFSGKITGFNIWNRVLSDKEITRQTGEESCNIRGNIVGWGVTEILPHGGAQYVFSF; from the exons atgttttcctttctgtttatatttttttccctCTGGTCTTTCTCATCTACCCAGAATGATGATGAATATGAAGATCTCTTCTTCCTAAATGTTGACAATGAAATAGAAATTCCTGCAACAGAGGAAA CTGTTTCATGCGATTGCCAACGAGAGCACACAGAATGGGACAAGCTCTTCATTATGCTTGAGAACTCACAGATGAAAGAGAACATGCTGCTTCACTCCCTGGATGAAATCCTTAAGGTGGAGCTGCAGAGACTGAGAGGGGAAATGTTCCAATTTGTGGAAAACTTTTCTAACCTTTGCCTCACATCCACCGAGCAAGCCACCTCCCGGATTTCAAACCAACTAGACCAGATGCTGGCAAAGAACAATGAAGAAGCCAAGGACCCctctggaatgccccgtgaatcGGAGCAAGGCAAAACCCTCCAAGAAATTCTCCAGCTGAGTCAAAACGTGTCCAACAGACTCAGCCATCTGGAGCGCGCTTGGCAGAGGAAAGCGGAGGTGGATATTCAGCAGAGGGGCTTGCCTCAGAAAGACTACATGAGGAGAGGAGACAATTTCATTTTGAACTCGCTCTGGCAAGAACTGCAGGAAACAAAAGCTGAGCTGAAAGATTCCCACAGCAAGAAAATACAGCACTTACTGCCAATCG GTTGTGAGACAGCTCTTTTATTCCCAATGCGTTCCAAAAAGATCTTTGTGAGTGTTCATCCAATAGCTGAAATGATGCTCTCTTCCTTTACTGCCTGTACGTGGGTCAAAGTGACTGAAATGCTTGACAAAACTATTATTTTCTCATATGGCACCAAGAGAAATCCTTATGAAATCCAGCTTTACTTTAGCTATGATTCTGCAGTTCTTGCTGTTGGTAGTGACTTGAAAAAGATAGTTGCCCAAAACGTCATTTTCTCTGGACAATGGACTCATTTTTGTGGCATTTGGAACTCAGTTAATGGGAATGCATCATTGTGGGTAAATGGAGAGTTGGTGAAGGTCTCCTCAGATATAGCTGAGGAACACATCATACCAGATGGTGGAATTCTGCAGATTGGCCAAGAAAAGAATGGCTGCTGTGTTGGAGGTGGTTTCAACGAATCTTTAGCTTTCTCTGGAAAAATAACTGGCTTTAATATTTGGAACAGAGTCCTCAGTGACAAAGAGATAACAAGACAGACGGGAGAAGAATCATGCAACATCCGTGGCAACATAGTTGGTTGGGGGGTTACAGAGATTCTGCCTCATggaggagctcagtatgttttcAGTTTCTGA